From Strigops habroptila isolate Jane chromosome 10, bStrHab1.2.pri, whole genome shotgun sequence, one genomic window encodes:
- the LOC115613680 gene encoding plasminogen-like, with amino-acid sequence MRISKAAFLFLFLIISVQGSILDSYVKTEGAWLLNPRKQIYKTNSNEECAEQCETETKFTCRAFLFTSKDQQCLTLAENTKTAVLFRRTNAVLYEKRAYLLECKDGKGVDYRGTEAKTQKGVPCQKWADNAPHKPNYTPEKYPNTGLEENYCRNPDNDEKGPWCYTTDPATRFDYCNIPECEVECMHCSGENYQGVVATTMSGLECQRWDSQQPHSHGYLPENFPEKDLKMNYCRNPDGEPRPWCFTTSPTKRWEYCDIPRCTTPPPVPAPGRQCLSGRGEDYQGTISVTESGNTCQHWSSQYPHRHARTPENYPCKNLEENYCRNPDGEKAPWCYTTNRTARWEYCTIPRCDGTEAEAPAVDVPEQAQITEECYQGNGVTYRGTASFTLTGKKCQAWSSMSPHRHNKTAEQFPNADLRQNYCRNPDADSRPWCYTTDPRVRWEYCDLKKCDDHVSVTLPKPPQTTLEPNPDCINGDGKDYRGTVAKTARGRTCQEWSSQKPHSHDYFTPMTHPGAGLDKNYCRNPDGDVNGPWCYTTDPRKAWEYCDIPKCPPAQYECGKSKFRPKLCAQRIVAGCISNPHSWPWQISLRTSFGLHFCGGTLIDPQWVLTAAHCLEKSSRPSAYKVYLGLHREGALEASVQKRDVEKLFKEPYRADIALLKLSSPAIINDHVIPVCLPKENAVLGGREECYVTGWGDTKGTGGDGILKETGFPVIENKICNRPEFLNGRVKTHELCAGNINGGTDSCQGDSGGPLVCQDQDKFVQHGVTSWGLGCAQPMKPGVYVRVSAYIPWIKSVMESN; translated from the exons ATGAGGATTAGCAAAGCcgcttttctctttcttttcttgatcATCTCAG tgCAAGGAAGCATACTAGACAGCTACGTGAAAACAGAGGGAGCTTGGCTGCTTAACCCAAGGAAACAAATTTATAAGACAAATAGTAATGAAGAATGTGCAGAACAATGCGAAACTGAAACTAAATTTACTTGCAG GGCCTTCTTATTCACCAGTAAAGACCAACAGTGTTTAACGCTGGCTGAGAACACCAAAACAGCAGTGCTATTCAGAAGAACAAACGCAGTTCTTTATGAAAAAAGAG CTTATCTTCTGGAGTGCAAGGATGGAAAAGGAGTGGATTACAGAGGAACAGAAGCCAAAACTCAGAAAGGTGTGCCATGCCAGAAGTGGGCTGATAATGCCCCCCATAAACCAAA TTACACACCTGAAAAATACCCCAATACAGGACTGGAGGAAAACTACTGCAGGAATCCCGATAATGATGAAAAGGGACCCTGGTGTTACACAACAGATCCTGCCACCAGATTTGATTACTGTAACATCCCAGAGTGTGAAG TAGAGTGCATGCACTGCAGTGGAGAAAACTACCAAGGAGTAGTTGCAACAACAATGTCTGGGCTTGAGTGCCAGCGCTGGGACTCGCAGCAACCTCACTCACATGGATACCTTCCAGAAAA ttTTCCAGAGAAGGATCTGAAGATGAACTATTGCCGTAATCCTGATGGTGAACCTCGGCCCTGGTGTTTCACTACCAGCCCCACTAAACGCTGGGAATATTGTGACATTCCTCGTTGCA cAACACCTCCACCAGTTCCTGCACCAGGGCGTCAGTGTCTatcaggaagaggagaagacTATCAAGGCACAATATCTGTTACAGAATCAGGAAATACCTGTCAGCACTGGAGCTCTCAATATCCTCACAGACATGCTCGCACTCCTGAAAACTATCCCTGCAA GAACCTAGAGGAAAACTACTGTAGAAATCCTGACGGTGAGAAGGCACCATGGTGTTACACTACCAACAGAACTGCCAGGTGGGAATATTGCACCATTCCCCGCTGTGATGGGACAGAGGCAGAGGCCCCTG CTGTTGATGTGCCTGAGCAGGCTCAAATTACTGAGGAATGCTATCAAGGCAATGGTGTGACTTACCGTGGCACAGCTTCTTTCACTCTCACGGGAAAGAAATGTCAAGCCTGGAGCTCAATGTCACCACATCGACACAATAAAACAGCAGAGCAGTTCCCAAATGC GGACCTGAGGCAGAACTATTGCAGAAACCCAGATGCTGATAGCCGCCCATGGTGCTACACCACAGACCCCAGGGTGAGATGGGAGTATTGTGATCTGAAGAAGTGTGATGACCATGTATCAGTGACTTTACCAAAGCCTCCTCAGACAACTTTGGAGCCAAATCCTG attGCATTAATGGTGATGGTAAAGATTATCGTGGGACAGTGGCAAAAACTGCAAGGGGCAGAACTTGCCAAGAGTGGAGTTCTCAGAAACCTCATAGCCATGACTATTTCACTCCCATGACTCATCCAGGAGCAGGCCTGGATAAAAAT TATTGCAGGAATCCTGATGGAGACGTGAATGGACCTTGGTGCTACACAACAGACCCAAGAAAAGCCTGGGAATACTGTGACATTCCCAAGTGCC CTCCTGCCCAGTATGAGTGTGGAAAATCCAAGTTCAGACCAAAGCTGTGTGCTCAAAGGATTGTTGCTGGGTGTATTTCGAACCCACACTCCTGGCCCTGGCAAATCAGTCTCCGAACAAG TTTTGGCCTGCATTTCTGTGGGGGAACTTTGATAGACCCTCAGTGGGTTCTTACGGCCGCTCACTGCTTAGAAAA GTCCTCAAGGCCATCTGCATATAAAGTATACCTTGGATTACACAGAGAAGGAGCATTGGAGGCATCAGTACAAAAACGAGATGTTGAGAAATTGTTCAAGGAGCCATACAGGGCAGACATTGCTCTGCTAAAACTGAGCAG ccCAGCAATCATTAATGATCATGTAATCCCAGTTTGtttgccaaaagaaaatgctgtgttaggaggaagagaggagtgCTATGTGACAGGCTGGGGGGATACAAAAG gAACTGGTGGTGATGGCATCTTAAAGGAAACTGGCTTCCCTGTAATCGAGAATAAAATATGCAACCGCCCCGAATTTTTGAATGGTAGAGTCAAAACCCACGAGCTCTGTGCTGGCAATATTAATGGTGGCACAGATAGCTGCCAG GGGGACAGTGGAGGACCTCTAGTCTGTCAGGACCAAGATAAATTTGTCCAACATGGGGTCACCTCTTGGGGCCTTGGCTGTGCCCAACCCATGAAACCTGGTGTTTACGTTCGAGTTTCCGCTTACATTCCTTGGATTAAGAGTGTAATGGAAAGCAATTGA